One stretch of Chiroxiphia lanceolata isolate bChiLan1 chromosome 1, bChiLan1.pri, whole genome shotgun sequence DNA includes these proteins:
- the MKX gene encoding homeobox protein Mohawk isoform X2, which yields MNTIVFSKLSGQVLFEEDAKERERSGRPYVGVVEGPHHAEVLLPDSPSIKESLSLRNRRTGARQSGGKVRHKRQALQDMARPLKQWLYKHRDNPYPTKTEKILLALGSQMTLVQVSNWFANARRRLKNTVRQPDLSWALRIKLYNKYVQGNAERLSVSSDDSCSEDGENPPRNHMNEGGYNKPVHHAVIKTESSVIKTGVRPETSANEDYVSPPKYKSSLLNRYLNDSLRHVMATNAAMMEKTRQRNHSGSFSSNEFEEELVSPSSSETEGNFVYRTGSGFGDASYFVM from the exons aTGAACACCATCGTCTTCAGCAAGCTCAGCGGCCAGGTGCTTTTCGAGGAGGACGCCAAggagcgggagcggagcggccgGCCCTACGTGGGGGTGGTGGAGGGCCCACACCACGCCGAGGTGCTGCTTCCCGACAGCCCGTCCATCAAGGAGAGCCTCAGCCTGCGCAACCGGCGGACAGG GGCGCGGCAGAGCGGCGGGAAGGTGCGGCACAAGCGGCAGGCGCTGCAGGACATGGCACGGCCACTCAAGCAGTGGCTCTACAAGCACCGCGACAACCCATACCCCACCAAGACCGAGAAGATTCTGCTGGCCCTCGGCTCCCAGATGACCCTGGTGCAG GTATCAAACTGGTTTGCCAATGCAAGACGTCGCCTGAAGAACACTGTCAGGCAACCAGACCTTAGCTGGGCTTTACGAATAAAACTGTACAACAAATATGTTCAAGGAAATGCTGAACGACTCAGCGTGAGCAGCGATGACTCATGCTCTGAAG aTGGAGAAAATCCTCCAAGAAACCATATGAATGAAGGGGGATATAACAAACCAGTTCATCACGCTGTGATTAAAACTGAAAGTTCAGTAATAAAAACAGGAGTGAGACCAGAAACAAGTGCCAATGAGGATTATGTGTCACCCCCCAAATACAAAAGCAGCTTATTGAATCGTTACCTAAATGACTCACTGAGACATGTCATGGCTACTAATGCAGCTATGATGgaaaaaacaaggcaaaggAATCACTCCGGCTCGTTTAGTTCCAATGAATTTGAGGAAGAACTGGTGTCTCCGTCATCATCAGAGACAGAAGGCAATTTTGTTTATCGGACAg